In Brassica napus cultivar Da-Ae chromosome C2, Da-Ae, whole genome shotgun sequence, the sequence tcttagagcatgattaacccagaGTTCTTAGGATAGGGTTTTTAGTCGAAGTTAAGAAACTATTtcttaacttttatatttaaaagttaagaaacagtttcttaacttccgctaagatcCCCACTTTAAGAACttcgggttaatcatggtcttatatTCACGGTTGCTACTCCCTCACGAGAtatgtttctctcttctttttaacGGCCGTCCACTCTATTTCTTTAATAATTTGGGTTGGCTTAGTTAATCTCTCATCTCTAGTTGTGGCCATGTGAGTGTTTGCTCCCAGTGTTGCGAATGGTTGGTGGCACTTAGGAAAAACTGTGGATCAATTACATTCTTACAGTTACATTTACACAGTAATGTTGTTTTACTCATGGTGACAACGTGTATGACAAGAACCAACTAACTGTCCATATTATAAATGTAATTCACAATCCAACCATTAAATAACATATGCTTCGTATCACatataaaatgatattatgctcatatttatttatagaattacACAATATCTTCATTGGGTAGGTAACAAATCAATTTACATCTCATTCTCGTACCGAAATACTCAATTCCGTGCCTTCAAAGTTAAAAGTACAAAGCCAAATCAAACCAAGAATCACAATATTTTGTGGTTTTCTATATAAACCTGTCTCGGATGGTAcaaacaaaaccctaaatcatttTCCTTTTAGCAAATCAAGTTGACAAATTAGTAAGTGACACGAACACCTGTATACCGGAGAATCTCTCCAATGAGTTCTCCTCTCCAATGAGTTCTCCTTTACCAGAACCAACATACCGGCCACAAATATCACCGTTTCTAATGAACAAGAAAGTGGGTACTTCTATAATATTCATGTCCTTGAGAAACTCCATACAGCTATCGTTCTCGTCCCCGTTCATTCTAGCGAACACGACAGTCTCCGACATGGACCGGGACAGCTTCAGCACTGTCGGATAAACCTTGACGCAGGGCCCACAATGTTTCGGACCGACGTCGAGCACAATCAGCTTGCCTCCACTGCGATTCTCGTCGATCAGCTTCTCCACGTCAGCTCTGCCGTGCGACTGCCCCACTGCCGAGTGGTTGTCGCCGTAGTATAGCACGTCCCCCGTTAGCTGGTCTGGTCCGATACCTACCAAATGGTCAACGTTTTCCACGTATTTTACGTGTTTGCCACTATACTTTAAATGTgactaaatttatttttatattttctccgttttacaaatatttgaattttttacacttttacatttaaaaaaaaaataatatcaaactaattttttttataatattttaatttcaaaagagttattattttatgtggTTGTCATCTTTAATTATTACAGATAAAATAGGTAACTGAAACACAAAACTTATATCTTAAATCGATAAATATTATAgcatttatttttatgaaaggCAGGAAATATTAGAGTAAAAGTAATTAGAGAAATTTCGAGTTAACCTTCTTCCTTGTGTATCTTCTCCATGCTCATATCTCTCCGACAAAGCTCTCTGGTCTTTTCAGACTCATCACCCATGACGAGAGCAAGAAATCGACGTCATTACAGGTCCTGCTCAGCTCAACCATAAACGGATGTATCTTGTTACTCTGATCACTCTTACTTTTGTTGGAACTGTATTTGATTAAaccaaaaagaaggaaaaagaaaagaagaagaagaataatgtGAAAGGAGCAACAAGTTAAGGAGCCGTTGAAAGTTGCTGTAAAAGTACGTTGAAAagtaaacttgatttggatcaaaCATTATTGGGTTAATCATGTGTTGATCCAAATCTTAGatcaaattttagaaaaataatccacctccttagaataaaaatctagatattctcatagaattatctagataattaggataaaaaatcttagatattatggtagaattctctagatttagtattaaaatatgtaagatattttgtattttggaggctataaatacACCGACTCCCCTTTCATTTTGTATCATGAAGAAATAATCTAAGTttgtaacaagtaataaaaatcatcttctaagttataaaagctttcttcttcacaaaacttctttcttttcaaacacttaaacactttctccatctctacaaagtttttcatttcaacaaagtggtatcagagctataaGTTCCTTTTGAAGATGGCAAACAGTGGTGTTCCCTTCCAAGTTCCATTGCTCACTAAGAGCAACTATGACAATTGGAGTCTTAGGATGATGGCTATCTTAGGAGCACATGATGTGTGGAGGATATTTGAGAAAGGCTTCAATGAACCGGAGAATGATGGTGGTCTATCTCAAACTCAAAAGGATGGTTTGAGAGATTCAAGGAAGAtagacaagaaggctctctgtCTAATCTATCAAGGATTAGATGAAGATACATTTGAGAAGGTTGCTGGTGCAAGGACGTCCAAAGAAGCATGGGAGAAGCTTCAGACATCTTACAAGGGAGCGGAACAAGTTAAGAAGGTACGACTTCAAACTCTACGAGGAGAATTTGAAGCATTACAAATGAAGGAAGGAGAACTCATCTCAGATTACTTCTCAAGAGTCTTGACGGTTACTAATAACCTAAAAAGAAATGGTGAGAAGTTAGATGAGGTGAGAATCATGGAGAAAGTTCTTAGATCACTGGATTCAAAATTCGAGCATATCGTCACCGTGATTGAAGAGACAAAGGACTTGGAGACTATGACGATGGATCAACTTCTTGGATCACTACaagcttatgaagaaaagaagaagaagaaagaagatattgTGGAGCAAGTTCTCAAGATTAGAATTGATCAAAAGGAAGAAGCTGACCGAAATCATCTGAGACGTGGTGGTGGTCATTTCCGAGGACGAGGTCGTGGTGTAAATGGACGAGATTGGAGACCATATGAAGAAAACTTTAACCAAAGAGGAGAAAATTCTTCAAGaggtcgtggaagaggaaaTACAAAATCAAGGTACGATAAATCAAGCATCAAATGCTATAGTTGCAGGAAATTTAGACATTATGCTTCTGAGTGCAAAACTCTAAACAACAATAGAGTTGAAGAGAAGTCCAACTATGTTGAAAAAAGgagtaaagaagaagatatgctATTGATGGCTTACAAGAAGGATGAACCAAATGAGGTTCACAAGTGGTACCTTGATAGTGGTGCAAGCAACCACATGTGTGGGAATAAAAGCATGTTCGTGGAGCTCGATGAATCGGTGAAAACCAATGTGGCTTTGGGAGATGAATCGAAGATGGAGGTGAAAGGTAAATGAAATATTCTCATCCGCTTGAAGAATGGAGATCATCAATTCATTTCCAATGTTTACTACATTCCAAGCATGAAGACCAACATCTTGAGCCTAAGACAACTCTTAGAGAAAGGTTATGATATTCGACTAAAGGATAATAGCCTTTCTTTAAGAGATAGAGCAAATAATTTCATCACAAAGGTGCTGATGTTAAACAATAGAATGTTTGTCCTAAACATTCAAAATGACATTGCACGATGTCTCAAGATGTGCTACAAGGAGGAATCTTGGCTTTGGCATCTTCGATTTGGGCATCTCATATTTGGAAGCTTAGAGCTACTTTCCAAGAAAGAAATGGTGAAAGGATTACCTTGCATCAATCATCCAAATCAAGTGTGTGAAGGTTGCTTACTTGGAAAGCAATTCAAGATGAGTTTTCCAAAGGAGTCGGTGACAAGAGCAAGAAAGCCACTGGAACTCATACATACAGATGTATGTGGCCCGATCAAACCAAGTTCACTTGGTAAGAGTAACTACTTCCTTCTCTTTATTgatgacttttcaagaaaaaacatgggtttactttttaaaacaaaaatcagaagtgtttgaaaatttcaaaaagtttaaagccCATGTTGAGAAGGAAAGTGGTCTTAAGATCAAATCCATGAGATCGGATCGAGGAGGAGAATTCATGTCTAAGGAGTTTCTGAAGTATTGTGCAGATAATGGCATCCGAAGACAATTGACGGTGCCGAGAacccctcaacaaaatggagtagcgGAAAGAAAGAATAGGACAATACTTGAGATGACAAGAAGCATGCTCAAGAGTAAGAAGCTACCAAAGGAGTTGTGGGCAGAAGCAGTTgcttgtgcggtttatatatcaaaccgttctccaacaaagagtgttttagaaaagacaccacAAGAAGCTTGGAGCGGAAGGAAGCCCGGAGTCTCACACCTAAGAGTCTTTGGAAGCATTGCTCATGCTCATGTTCCAGACGAGAAGCGGAGTAAACAAGATGATAAAAGTAAGAAGTATATCTTCATTGGGTATGACGCTAACTCCAAAGGCTACAAGCTCTACAATCctgaaacaaagaagacaatCATTAGTCGGAATGttatctttgatgaagaaggagaatgggattggagatcaaataatgaagactacaacttctttccatcatttgaagaagagaatgtggAGCAACCGAGAGAAGAGCCAGCTACACCATCAACTTCACtaacaacaagttctcaaggagatgaaagCTCAAGTGAAAGGACTCCACGTTTTAGAAGTCTACAAGACATCTACGAGGTAACCGAAAATCAAGACAATCTTACTCTATTTTGTCTATTTGCGAATTGCGAGCCTATGAACTTTGAAGAAGCTAAAGAAAAGAAGTCATGGAGAAGTGCAATGGATGAGGAAATCAAGTCGAttcaaaagaatgatacatgggagTTAGCTTCACTTCCAAATGGACACAAGGCAATTGGTGTGAAGTGGGTGTACAAGGCAAAGAAGAACTCTAAAGGAGAAGTTGAAAGGTACAAGGCAAGATTGGTGGCAAAAGGCTATAGTCAAAGAGCCGGGATCGACTATGATGAGGTATTTGCTCTAGTTGCTCGCTTAGAAACGGTTAGACTAATCATTTCATTGGCAGCCCAAAAGAGTTGGAGgatacatcaaatggatgtaaaatcAGCCTTCTTAAATGAAGACCTTAAGGAAGAAGTCTACATTGAGCAACCACAAGGCTACATAgttaaaggagaagaagacaaagtcttAAGGCTGAAGAAGGCgctttatggattaaagcaagcaCAAAGAGCATGGAACACTCAGATTGATAAGTACTGCAAGGAGAAAGGCTTCATCAAGTGTCCATATGAGCATGCACtttatatcaaaactcaaaacaatgatatattgattgcatgcttatatgttgatgacttgatattcactggcaacaatccgattatgtttgaagatttcaagatggagatgacaaaggaGTTCGAGATGACCGACATTGGGTTGATGTCAGACTACCTTGGCATTGAagtaaagcaagaagaaaattgaattttcattactcaagaaggctatgctaaagaggtgcttaagaagttcaagatggatgactcaaatccagtttgcacgccaatggaatgtggagtcaagttatcaaaggaagaagaaggagagagtgtGGATCCAACACTCTTTAAGAGTCTAGTTGGAAGCTTACACTATCTAACGTGCACAAGGCCCGACATCCTACACGCAGTTGGAGTTGTTAGTCGATACATGGAgcaaccaacaacaactcatttCAAGGCAGCTAAAAGGATCCTATGCTATATCAAAGGTACTATCAACTTTGGCTTGTACTACTCTATCTCTGAAGATTACAGGCTTGTTGGATATAGCGATAGCGATTAGGGTGGAGacgtagatgaccggaaaaaGCACAAGTGGCTTTGTGTTTTTCATTGGGGAAACCGCTTTCATATGGATGTCAAAGAAGCAACCAATAGTCACCCTTTCTACTTGTGAAGCGGAGTATGTGGCAGCTACTTCATGTGTTTGCCATGCTATTTGGTTACGAAACTTGCTAAAGGAGTTGAACCTATCACAAGAGGAGCCAACGAAGATCTTTGTGGATAACAAGTCGGCAATAGCATTGGCAAAGAATCCAGTCTTCCACGATCGGAGTAAGCACATCGATACTCGTTATCACTACATAAGAGAATGTGTTACCAAGATGGATGTGCAATTGGAGGATGTGAAGACAAATGATCaagtagctgatatcttcaccaagccaCTCAAGCGAGAAGACTTCATCAAGATGAGGAGCTTACTCGGagtaaccaaatcaagtttaagagGGGGTGTTGAAAAGTAAACTTGATTTAGATCAAACATTATTGGGTTAATCATGTGTTGATCCAAATCTTAGCCCAAATTCTAGAAAAATCATCCACCTCCttagaataaaaatctagatattctcatagaattatctagataattaggataaaaaaaatcttagatattatggtagaattctctagatttaggattaaaatatgtaaaatattttgtattttggagTCTATAAATACATCCACTCCCCTTTCATTTTGTATCATCAAGAAATAATCCAAATttgtaacaagtaataaaaatcaTCTTCTAAGTTAGAAAAGCTTTTTTCTTCAcaaatcttctttcttttcaaacacttaaacactttTTCCATCTTTACGAGAATtttttcattccaacaaagTATTTATGTTTGCTTGTTGTATTAGTCTAAGTCTAAGTCAAAAAGTATGGGGCTATGTATGAAAATTTGAACTCCTAAGTCAAGAAAATAAGGCTAGGAAATGGAGAAGATGGAGAGTGTTTTCTTGTATAAATATGTGTGTGCAATGTTGTGTAAAATTATCCTTGAGatcaatataagaaaaatgtagACAATTAAAGAGTTCTCTCTTCGCtctataacaacaacaacaaacgtgagtgagagagtgaagagagtgagTATGCTTTTTTTTATGACATTGTAACACAAGTACAAAAACAGAGAGGTTGGCCGTCAGTTAAGTTAGTGGAGAGGTCAAGCCCAAGAGAAATTATAACACTTATTGGGATATAGCTGGTGAATATTCATAGTCCGAGAATATTGGGGAATATCTTTGTATCTGGTTGTGAATATACTTTGGAGATAGAGTTGTATCTAAGTTGTTGAGATTGTTTATCAGAGCCAAGAGCCaggtaatattttaatttcaaactgCACAACCACAAGCTTGCTCTTCACCTTTTAAGCGCTTCGTCGAATTCCTCTCCGCTGTGAATCTTTTGCACTTTCTCGTCCTTCACCGCCGGTGAATCCACCTTTCGCGGAGACGCCGCACCGGACGAAGAGTACgaaggaggaggtggaggcaacTGCGGATGACGGGCGTGGAATCACGGTGGCGATTGGTTTGGCGGAGAAGTTAGCGACGGTGGCCATTGTGACTTTGTGAGTGTGTTACTGGTTAAAGGTCAATAAACGGATTGTGGATAgaatgtatgtttttttttgtcat encodes:
- the LOC111202613 gene encoding thioredoxin-like protein CDSP32, chloroplastic — translated: MGDESEKTRELCRRDMSMEKIHKEEGIGPDQLTGDVLYYGDNHSAVGQSHGRADVEKLIDENRSGGKLIVLDVGPKHCGPCVKVYPTVLKLSRSMSETVVFARMNGDENDSCMEFLKDMNIIEVPTFLFIRNGDICGRYVGSGKGELIGEENSLERFSGIQVFVSLTNLST
- the LOC125582284 gene encoding uncharacterized protein LOC125582284, translating into MANSGVPFQVPLLTKSNYDNWSLRMMAILGAHDVWRIFEKGFNEPENDGGLSQTQKDGLRDSRKIDKKALCLIYQGLDEDTFEKVAGARTSKEAWEKLQTSYKGAEQVKKVRLQTLRGEFEALQMKEGELISDYFSRVLTVTNNLKRNGEKLDEVRIMEKVLRSLDSKFEHIVTVIEETKDLETMTMDQLLGSLQAYEEKKKKKEDIVEQVLKIRIDQKEEADRNHLRRGGGHFRGRGRGVNGRDWRPYEENFNQRGENSSRGRGRGNTKSRYDKSSIKCYSCRKFRHYASECKTLNNNRVEEKSNYVEKRSKEEDMLLMAYKKDEPNEVHKWYLDSGASNHMCGNKSMFVELDESVKTNVALGDESKMEVKGK